From the Eleutherodactylus coqui strain aEleCoq1 chromosome 7, aEleCoq1.hap1, whole genome shotgun sequence genome, one window contains:
- the LOC136573594 gene encoding vomeronasal type-2 receptor 26-like, translated as MAISELLEHFGWTWVGILVSDNETGEIELQILIKYMRERGICAAFTITLKVENYLWILHALNNPQITIIIMCGTNSVYVVELIRVYTFMFLDKTLILSPSWIPETSEQYYHSVYNGTLVVQFSSSFPGLEDIIKIYRKLDEKSYNEKYWFLLGVIGNISAIDSFIFDDDINEEDTYAQMYTAQHLKQLLLFGVAPRLYSAIEVLAKALHEMFLFIKDEYEENAITGFIHYRRKLQRCIQMMKSSPDPMRPSYYFNEQGEAVHPYKIINWLHTEEAVHEVEVGNFTPWAVSGEKLYINPQAITWKHTQEIPVSRCSDQCSPGSRKKTRETIHSCCYDCDPCSEGEISNITGKYAENCIKCQSDEWPNEKRDRCLPKVLEFISYQNDTIASVFSGVSVFGCLVTGFILRIFISHRDTPIVKANNRNLSYLLLVSIILSFLSIFFFLGRPTDITCRFRETSFGIFFSVAVSSLLAKTVMVCVAFKSTKPGSPWRKWLNVKLPYTIVLLCSSIQVVICVIWLFISPPFQDFDTQSYPGKIIIQCNEGSDVCFYSMLGYMGLLAAVSFVLAFMVRTLPDIFNEAKYITFSMLLFCSVWISMVPAYLSTRGKYMVAVEIFAVMASSTGLLGCVFFPKCFIIMFKYEINRKTDLLGKRK; from the exons ATGGCGATCAGCGAACTGTTGGAGCATTTTGGCTGGACCTGGGTTGGGATTTTAGTATCGGATAATGAAACTGGAGAGATTGAGCTGCAAATACTAATAAAGTACATGAGAGAGCGCGGGATCTGTGCCGCCTTCACCATAACACTTAAAGTGGAAAATTATCTCTGGATTTTACATGCTCTAAACAATCCACAAATCACCATCATTATAATGTGCGGGACCAACTCTGTTTATGTAGTGGAATTAATAAGGGTTTATACATTTATGTTTTTAGATAAAACCCTCATTCTTTCACCATCCTGGATCCCTGAGACTTCTGAACAGTACTATCACTCAGTATATAATGGTACTCTAGTAGTGCAATTTTCATCATCTTTTCCAGGTCTGGAGGATATTATAAAAATATACAGGAAACTTGATGAAAAAAGCTACAATGAGAAATACTGGTTCTTATTAGGTGTTATAGGCAATATTAGTGCCATAGATTCCTTCATATTCGATGATGACATCAATGAAGAGGACACGTACGCTCAAATGTATACTGCACAACATCTGAAACAACTCCTCTTATTTGGGGTCGCCCCAAGACTGTATTCTGCAATAGAAGTTCTGGCAAAAGCCCTACATGAAATGTTCTTATTTATAAAGGATGAATATGAAGAAAACGCAATAACTGGATTTATACACTACAGACGGAAGTTACAGCGCTGCATACAAATGATGAAGTCCTCACCGGATCCAATGAGACCTTCATATTACTTTAATGAGCAGGGGGAAGCCGTACACCCATATAAGATAATAAACTGGTTACATACAGAAGAGGCCGTACATGAGGTTGAAGTAGGAAATTTTACTCCCTGGGCCGTCAGTGGTGAAAAGCTTTACATAAATCCGCAGGCTATAACATGGaaacacacacaggag ATCCCAGTATCTCGTTGCTCGGACCAATGTTCACCTGGAAGCAGGAAGAAGACAAGAGAAACAATCCATTCCTGCTGCTATGACTGCGACCCGTGTTCAGAAGGGGAGATATCCAATATAACAG GAAAAT ATGCTGAGAACTGTATAAAATGCCAAAGTGATGAATGGCCAAATGAGAAGAGAGACCGATGCTTGCCTAAAGTCCTGGAATTCATCTCTTACCAGAATGACACAATCGCTTCTGTATTTTCTGGTGTCTCGGTCTTTGGATGTCTTGTGACAGGCTTCATATTGAGAATATTTATTTCCCACCGGGACACTCCTATTGTTAAAGCTAATAACCGGAACCTGAGTTATCTCCTCCTGGTCTCCATCATCCTCAGCTTCCTCTCCATCTTCTTTTTTCTTGGTCGACCCACTGACATAACTTGTAGATTCCGGGAAAccagttttgggatttttttctcaGTAGCCGTCTCTTCACTTCTCGCCAAGACTGTTATGGTCTGTGTAGCTTTTAAGTCTACAAAACCTGGAAGCCCCTGGAGAAAATGGCTGAATGTAAAGCTGCCCTATACCATAGTGCTGTTGTGTTCATCTATACAAGTTGTCATCTGTGTTATCTGGTTGTTTATTTCTCCTCCATTCCAGGACTTTGACACTCAGTCTTATCCTGGaaagatcatcattcagtgtaatgaaggATCAGATGTTTGCTTCTACTCCATGTTGGGTTATATGGGGCTCCTGGCAGcggtgagctttgttctggctttcatggtgaggacattaccggacatttttaatgaggccaagtacatcaccttcagcatgctgctgttctgcagtgtctggatctcCATGGTCCCCGCTTAtctgagcaccagagggaaatacatggtggcAGTGGAGATATTTGCAGTGATGGCGTCAAGCACTGGACTTTTAGGTTGTgtgtttttcccaaaatgttttattaTTATGTTTAAATATGAAATTAATAGAAAAACTGATCTGCTGGGGAAAAGGAAGTAA